CGTCCCGCAGCCCCGCGAGCGCCCGGCCCAACGCGAGGTGCTCGGAAGGCGCGAGCCGCGCGTCGATGCTCAGCTGCACCACCGGGACATCCGCCTCGGGCCGCAGGTGGTGGAGCACCGTCCACGTGCCGTGGTCCAGGCCCCAGTCGTCCTGCACCGAGGCCCTCGAGGCTCCGAGGAGTTGCACCACGCGCTTCGCGAGCTCGGCGCTGCCGGGCGCCGGGTACTGCATCTCGTAGAGGGCGCGCGGAAAGCCGCCGAAGTCGTGGATGGTGGGCGGGCGCTCGTTCCCCGTGAGGAAGGTGCCCGGAAGGAACCAGTGCGCGGAGATGGAGAGGATCGCCTTGGGCCTGGGCAGCTGACGGGCGAGCGAGCGGAAGCCCTGCGTCCAGGTGTTCTCCTCGATGGCGTTCATCGGCGAGCCGTGCCCGATGAAGAGCACCGGCATGCGGGGCTCGGTGGAAGCGGTGGTCATGGCGGAGGTTCCTTCCTGGGGCGGACGCGCCGTACGGGCTGAATCCCGGCAGCCTGGAAGCGGCAGGGTCGAGGCCACGCCGAGTGCAGCGGCCTTGAGGAGGGTGCGCCGATCCGGCCGGGATGAAGACATGGGGAAAGGATGCTCCGCTCGCCCGTGTTCCACTAGAGGGTCTTCGGGCAAATCACTGTTCCCAGGGTGGAACGGTGCGGGGATTCAACCCGGGACCCGGGCACCCTCACCCCGTCCCTCTCCCGGAGGGCGAGGGGAGAGTGGGCGGAGTGTTGGATGGGGTGTTCGCGGGGGGGCTCGGGGGACGTGAGACTCCGTGACGTGCCAGGTCCTCGGGTGTGTTCACGCTCACCACCGCTCTCAGCTCCGCGTCCACCGCTCTCAGTGCATCCTCGGGGAGATGCTTCGTCCGGCAACGTGACAGCAGCGCTCGCAGGGAGGGCTCCTCCTTCTTCAGCGCCTCTCCCCATTCATCCGACAGGGCGCTTCGATACAGGGCCAGCAACGGCTCCACCCGGCCTCCTATCGTGAAGCACACCGCGTCCACCTCGGGGGTTCGTGCGCCCAGCAGCACCCGCACCGCCGCCTCCGACACGAAGGGCATGTCGCACGCCACCGCCAGCACCCACTCCGTCCTCGCCCCCACCAGCGCCGCGTGTACTCCTCCTGGTGCTCCCCTGCCTCGCACCACGTCGCCTACCGTCCGCAGGTGGAAGCGCGCGTAGGGCCCCGGCTCGTTCGCCACCAGCAGCACGTCCCCACACACCCTCCCCAGCTCCAGTACCCGCTCCAGCACCGTCCGGCCCTCGACCTCCAGCAGGCCCTTGGCCACTCCGCCCAGCCGCTCGCCCTTGCCGCCCGCGATCACCGCCA
The sequence above is drawn from the Archangium gephyra genome and encodes:
- the ygiD gene encoding 4,5-DOPA dioxygenase extradiol; the protein is MTTASTEPRMPVLFIGHGSPMNAIEENTWTQGFRSLARQLPRPKAILSISAHWFLPGTFLTGNERPPTIHDFGGFPRALYEMQYPAPGSAELAKRVVQLLGASRASVQDDWGLDHGTWTVLHHLRPEADVPVVQLSIDARLAPSEHLALGRALAGLRDEGVLVMGSGNVTHNLRHAFTSLRSGDTTTPAWAERFDQDVARALEQHDGAFLARVIETDAGRMSHPSIDHYLPLLYAAGAAGERDTARFPVSGFDLGSLSMRSVLFS
- the mobA gene encoding molybdenum cofactor guanylyltransferase, whose protein sequence is MSDRERSGPEYADVTLAVIAGGKGERLGGVAKGLLEVEGRTVLERVLELGRVCGDVLLVANEPGPYARFHLRTVGDVVRGRGAPGGVHAALVGARTEWVLAVACDMPFVSEAAVRVLLGARTPEVDAVCFTIGGRVEPLLALYRSALSDEWGEALKKEEPSLRALLSRCRTKHLPEDALRAVDAELRAVVSVNTPEDLARHGVSRPPSPPANTPSNTPPTLPSPSGRGTG